The following proteins are co-located in the Ammospiza caudacuta isolate bAmmCau1 chromosome 20, bAmmCau1.pri, whole genome shotgun sequence genome:
- the ABHD11 gene encoding protein ABHD11 encodes MTYEAMSLDVQHLLSRLGITKCILVGHSMGGKTAMTLALQRPDLVERLISVDVGPASTAPVSEFSAYISAMKEVKVPAGLSRSAARQLADDQLQPVVKLPQLRQFLLTNLVEVEGCYVWRVNLEAISRHLADLMNFPVFQKPYPGPALFLGGSDSPYISSRDYPEIERLFPKAEIQYIKGAGHIVHQDKFEEFITAVLNFLPQL; translated from the exons ATGACATATGAAGCGATGAGCCTGGACGTGCAGCACCTCCTGAGCCGCCTGGGCATCACCAAGTGCATCCTCGTGGGACACAGCATGGGGGGCAAGACAGCCATGACGCTGGCCTTGCAGCGG CCAGACCTGGTGGAGCGCCTCATCTCCGTAGACGTTGGTCCTGCCTCAACAGCCCCCGTGTCCGAGTTCTCTGCCTACATCTCGGCCATGAAGGAGGTGAAGGTCCCGGCGGGGCTGTCCCGCTCGGCAGCACGCCAGCTGGCCGATGACCAGCTGCAGCCCGTGGTCAAG ctcccacagctgagACAGTTCCTCCTCACCAACCTGGTGGAGGTGGAGGGCTGCTACGTGTGGCGGGTGAACCTGGAGGCCATTTCCCGGCACCTGGCAGATCTCATGAACTTCCCTGTGTTCCAAAAGCCATATCCTGGtcctgcactcttcttgggAGGGTCCGACTCGCCCTATATCAG ctccagagactACCCAGAGATCGAACGTCTCTTCCCCAAGGCAGAGATCCAGTACATTAAAGGTGCAGGCCACATAGTCCATCAGGATAAATTTGAAGAATTCATCACTGCTGTCCTCAATTTCCTGCCACAGCTGTAG
- the CLDN3 gene encoding claudin-3, with amino-acid sequence MSMGLEIGGVALSVLGWLCSIICCALPMWKVSAFIGNNIVTAQIIWEGLWMNCVVQSTGQMQCKVYDSMLALPQDLQAARALLVVAIILAVLGLMVAIVGAQCTRCVEDESTKAKITIVSGVIFLLSGVLTLIPVCWSANTIIRDFYNPLVIEAQKRELGTSLYVGWAASALLLLGGGLLCCSCPPKDDRYPTSKVAYSAPRSAVTSYDKRNYV; translated from the coding sequence ATGTCGATGGGGCTGGAGATCGGCGGCGTGGCCTTGTCCGTGCTGGGTTGGTTGTGCAGCATCATCTGCTGCGCGTTGCCCATGTGGAAGGTGTCGGCCTTCATCGGCAACAACATCGTGACGGCCCAGATCAtctgggaagggctgtggaTGAACTGCGTGGTGCAGAGCACGGGGCAGATGCAGTGCAAGGTCTACGACTCCATGCTGGCGCTCCCTCAGGACCTGCAAGCCGCCCGCGCCCTGCTGGTGGTGGCCATCATCTTGGCCGTGCTGGGCTTAATGGTGGCCATCGTGGGCGCCCAGTGCACCCGCTGCGTGGAGGACGAGAGCACCAAAGCCAAGATCACCATCGTCTCCGGtgtcattttcctcctctctggcGTCTTGACCCTCATCCCTGTCTGCTGGTCGGCCAACACCATCATCCGGGATTTCTACAACCCACTGGTGATCGAAGCGCAGAAGCGGGAGCTGGGCACCTCGCTCTACGTGGGCTGGGCGGCCTCCgcactcctgctgctgggggggggcctgctctgctgctcctgccccccCAAAGACGACAGGTACCCCACAAGCAAGGTGGCCTACTCCGCCCCACGCTCCGCCGTCACCAGCTACGACAAGAGGAACTATGTCTGA